From one Vanessa tameamea isolate UH-Manoa-2023 chromosome 9, ilVanTame1 primary haplotype, whole genome shotgun sequence genomic stretch:
- the LOC113393796 gene encoding vacuolar protein sorting-associated protein 41 homolog: protein MAINSGSCDSLNRKMEPKLKYYRMGNDVQNILLKEAVSCICVHTKFICLGTQWGVIHLLDHEGNTVPISQDNNQKDLQAHAIAVNKISVDVNGDYIASCSDDGKVLVYGLYTDDNTHNLTLGRVVKSVALDPCYFKSGSGRRFLTGDNKLTLYEKTFLNRLRSTVLCECEGYVQAIAWHDRFVAWASEVGVRVYDLVARCSLGLIQWEKNPNRSIEDFRCNLLWSAPKTLMIGWVDTIRICVIRKRSQIELQTRDVTEYLIDPVHTFQTDSYISGLGPLDDQLVILGVPKENDPETEKSQRPVLSVAEYKDCEFCEVASDSLTIRGYEEYNCNDYYLDMLIEENRFFIVSPKDIVIASPYDIDDRVNWLTENGKFEKAISVLEEVGGKTSKHSVVTVGVQYLDHLISEHLFEEAAILCARICKNDKVLWENQILKFAEVNQLRAISSYVPRIPEQALSSHIYELIFYEYLKVDPNGFLKLVQEWNPALYKTGIIVKEVLEHLLTTEVDKNIYLEALALLYCYQKKYDKALTTYLKLQHKDVFTLITKHNMYSVIYDKIFDLMNLDCDKAISILLQDKTKVPYEVVEKQLENNDEYLFKYLDAYSKVEPNGRYHGKLVTLYAKYARNKLLPFLKCSDNYPIQEALDVCQNNKFYPEMVFLLGRIGNTREALQIIIEKLNDINQAINFCQEHNDKELWTDLIMHTVGKPECVTLLLKRIGNYVDPRMLIENIESGCEIKDLKDSLAKMMCDYHLQMSVQEACKVITLRNYFDLHEKLIINQQRGISVTDEFLCSVCQGRIIIRDLSNASDLIVYNCRHSFHIECLPDGVECNHCSVCSAVKM from the exons ATGGCAATAAACTCAGGGAGCTGCGATAGCTTAAACAGAAAAATGGAAcccaaacttaaatattatcgaATGGGTAATGACGTTCAAAATATACTCCTGAAAGAAGCTGTAAGTTGTATTTGCGTTCATACGAAGTTTATTTGCCTCGGAACTCAGTGGGGAGTAATACACTTACTAGATCACGAAGGTAATACAGTGCCTATATCTCAAGACAACAATCAAAAAGATCTGCAAGCTCATGCTATCGCAGTGAACAAAATATCAGTGGACGTGAATGGAGACTACATCGCCAGCTGCTCAGACGATGGCAAAGTCCTGGTGTATGGTCTATACACTGATGACAATACTCATAATTTAACTTTGGGAAGAGTTGTGAAATCTGTTGCTTTGGATCcttgttattttaaatctgGTTCAGGAAGGAGATTTCTTACAG gtgACAACAAGTTGACACTGTATGAGAAAACATTCCTAAACCGCCTACGTAGCACAGTTCTATGTGAGTGtgagggctatgtgcaagcaaTAGCATGGCATGATCGTTTCGTAGCCTGGGCCAGCGAGGTCGGCGTGCGAGTGTACGATCTCGTCGCGAGATGTTCTTTAGGTCTCATCCAATGGGAGAAAAATCCCAACCGATCCATTGAAGATTTCCGCTGTAATCTTCTTTGGTCGGCCCCTAAAACTCTGATGATTGGATGGGTTGATACAATTCGAATATGTGTTATACGTAAGAGAAGTCAAATCGAACTACAAACGCGCGATGTTACGGAATACCTCATAGACCCAGTACACACCTTTCAAACTGATTCCTACATCAGTGGTTTAGGGCCACTCGATGACCAACTTGTAATCCTCGGTGTTCCGAAAGAAAATGATCCTGAAACTGAAAAATCTCAAAGACCAGTGCTCTCAGTAGCTGAATACAAAGACTGTGAGTTCTGTGAAGTCGCTAGTGACAGTCTCACCATTCGGGGCTACGAGGAATACAattgtaatgattattatttggaTATGCTTATTGAAGAGAACAGATTTTTCATAGTATCTCCTAAAGATATAGTTATCGCAAGTCCATACGATATTGATGATAGAGTCAACTGGTTAACCGAGAATGGGAAGTTTGAAAAGGCGATTTCTGTCCTGGAAGAAGTTGGTGGCAAAACATCGAAACATTCCGTGGTCACAGTTGGCGTCCAATATTTAGATCATTTAATATCAGAACATCTATTCGAAGAGGCGGCAATTCTTTGTGCGAGGATATGTAAAAATGATAAAGTTTTGTGGGAAAATCAGATTCTGAAATTCGCCGAGGTCAATCAGTTGCGCGCTATCAGTTCCTACGTTCCTAGAATCCCGGAACAAGCTTTAAGTTCTCATATATATGAACTTATTTTCTACGAATACCTTAAAGTTGACCCAAACGGTTTCCTGAAACTGGTTCAGGAGTGGAACCCTGCTTTATATAAGACAGGTATAATTGTCAAGGAAGTCTTAGAACACTTATTGACAACTGAggttgacaaaaatatatatttagaggcCTTAGCGTTGCTGTATTGCTACCAAAAGAAGTACGATAAAGCTCTGACTACGTACTTAAAATTACAGCACAAAGACGTGTTTACATTAATCACGAAACATAACATGTACTCGGTgatatatgacaaaatatttgatCTGATGAACCTTGACTGTGATAAAGCTATATCTATACTGTTGCAAGATAAGACCAAAGTTCCTTATGAAGTCGTCGAAAAACAACTCGAAAATAACgatgaatacttatttaaatacctCGATGCCTATAGTAAAGTGGAACCGAATGGACGATATCATGGCAAACTTGTTACACTTTACGCAAAATACGCTCGCAATAAACTATTACCCTTCCTGAAATGTAGCGATAACTATCCCATACAAGAAGCTCTAGATGTATGCCAAAACAACAAATTTTACCCTGAAATGGTTTTCCTACTCGGTCGTATTGGCAACACCAGAGAAGCTTTGCAAATTATCATAGAAAAACTGAATGATATTAACCAAGCCATTAACTTCTGCCAAGAACACAATGATAAAGAACTGTGGACAGATCTCATCATGCATACAGTTGGCAAGCCGGAATGTGTTACTTTGCTTCTTAAGAGAATAGGAAATTACGTGGATCCGAGAATGCTCATAGAAAATATAGAATCTGGATGcgaaataaaagatttaaaggATTCGCTGGCGAAAATGATGTGCGATTACCATTTACAGATGTCTGTGCAAGAAGCTTGCAAAGTTATCACTCTAAGAAATTACTTCGACTTGCACGAGAAACTGATCATCAATCAGCAAAGAGGAATATCAGTTACGGATGAATTTCTGTGCAGTGTGTGCCAAGGACGCATTATAATAAGAGATCTCTCCAACGCATCGGACTTAATAGTGTACAATTGCCGCCATTCGTTTCACATAGAATGCCTGCCAGATGGAGTGGAGTGCAATCATTGTAGTGTTTGTAGTGCCGTTAAAATGTGA